GAGAATACTCGTGAGCTTTTCGGTCTTTCATTAATTGAGAAGCTTGCTCTTAAAAATATTGATCCACTCCTGCTTACTGTTCCAGCCGGTGAGAAAAGTAAAAGTCTGGATGTTTTTGCGTCTCTGCTTGAAGCTATGCTCGAAGCTGGAATAACCAGACAGGATGTAGTTGTCGCCTTAGGCGGCGGAGTAGTGGGAGATCTTTCCGGCTATGTCGCCGGTAGTTATATGCGCGGAATAAACTTTATTCAGGTGCCGACCACGCTGCTTTCACAAGTTGACTCTGCTGTAGGTGGAAAGGTTGCTGTAAACATCTCCGGCGGTAAAAATTATTGTGGAATGTTTTATCAGCCTAAGCGGGTTTATTCTGACATCTCTGCATTAAACACTTTGCCCGAGCGGGAAATTTTGAGCGGGCTTGGTGAAGTTGTAAAATACGGTTTTATTGCAGATAGAAAATTTGCGGAATATTTGCTGGATAATGCTGATAAAATATTATCTCTCGATAAGGAAGTTATGTCAGCCGTGGTTGCCCGTTGTTGTGAAATAAAAGCAGATGTGGTTTCCAGAGATGAGAAGGAAGGGGGACTTAGGCGCATACTCAATTACGGTCATACCGTCGGTCATGCTATTGAGACCTTTTCCGGTTATAAACTGTCACACGGAGAGTGTGTGGGGCATGGCATGAGAATTGTCGCCCGTTCATGCAACCGAGCAGGAATGCTTTCTGATTCAGATCTAAAGCTGCATCAGGACGTGATGGACAGATTGTCTCTTTCAACTGACGGTTTAAATATTTGTCCTGCCGAGATCATGGAACTCATGAAGCGGGATAAGAAAGTAAAAGACGGATCAGTTGTGATGGTTGCTCTTGATAAGGTTGGACATGCGGTCATCAGCGATGATTTCCCGCTTGAAATTATCGAGGCTGAGCTTAACGAAATGTATTGATTCTGATAAGTTCTCATTCAAGTTTAAACGGGGAGTCCCCTGCTTTTATATATTAAAATATTTGAAAGTAGCGGACTTCTCTTTTTATCTATAGAAATAATTATTGTTTATGCAAATAGGAGTGTTAAGAAGTGAAGAATATCGCCACAAAGTTAGTTACCGGGGGCCAAAAGGAAGCTCTTCAAAATATAAATACTATCAATCCTCCTTTGCACCGTGCTTCTACAGTTCTTTTTGATTGTTATGCAGATATGCAGCTGGATATTCAGGGTAAATTTGAAGGTATTGCATATGGGACCAGCGGACTTGCTGCGCAGAATGCTTTTGAAGCGGCTATGGCTGAACTTGAAGGGGCATATCGCTGTAAAGCTTTTCAGTCCGGCATAAATGCTATTGCTATGGTTTTGATGGCCTACACTAAACAAGGTGATCATGTTTTAATTTGCGATAATGTTTATGGTCCGACCCGTTATTTTTGCACAGATTTTTTATCGAAGTACGGTGTTACAGCAGATTTTCTACCGTCAAATGCCGGTCATGATATCAGTAGCTTTTTGAAGAATGAAACCCGCTTGGTATTTATGGAGTCGCCCGGTTCAAATACTTTTGAAGTTCAGGATGTTCCTGCCATTACTAAAGTTTGCCGTGAGAAGGGAATTGTCAGTGTTATTGATAATACATGGGCTACTCCGCTATATCTAAACCCCTTTGAGCTTGGGGTGGATGTCTCCATACAGTCTGCAACAAAATATATTACAGGCCATTCAGATATTCTTCTCGGAACTGTTTCAACAACTGAAGAAAGATGGGCGGAGTTCGAAGCATGTTGCCATCTTTTTGAAAGTTTTGCTTCGCAGGAAGATTGCTATCAGGCTTTGCGTGGACTCAGAACTCTTCATGTGCGTCTTAAACATCATGAACAATCTGCACTTGATATTGCAAACTGGCTGACAACTCATAAAGCTGTAGAGAAAGTCATACATCCTGCGCTTGAAAGTCATCCTGAGCATGAGCTCTGGAAACGCGATTTTAAGGGGGCCAGCGGACTCTTCGCATTTACTCTTAGTGACGAGTACGAAAATATGGATCATTCCGTCTTTGTAGATAGTCTTGAGCTATTCGGCATCGGTTACAGCTGGGGAGGGTATAAAAGCCTTATTACTGGCGGTAAAATGCAAAGGAATAATTCTTTTGCATACGAAGGAAAAACTATTTTCAGACTTAATATCGGTTTGGAAGACGTTGATGATCTGAAAAAAGATTTGGAGCAAGGGCTTGCTAAATTAATGAGCTAACACCCATAATTTTATGCTTTCCCAAAAATAAAGCCGACTGAATTTAATTCAGTCGGCTTTATTTTTAAGCTTAAGTGCAGATCCTTAGAAATCTTTCATGAATACTACATAAAATAGTTCGTCATCCCATAAAACATTAGTTCCTTGGATAGGAATTGACGCTGCCAGAGAACCGAATGCTTTGTTCAGATAAATTGAATTACGGTATAGTTGCGTCAGTTCTGCCCCGCTAAGAATTAGAACTGATTTGCGGAATTTAGATTTAGCAATAAATTTATAGAGAGGAGTATTTTCTACATGCGGATATTTGTTTTTCAGAATATAGCGCGAAACAACCGGCGCCATAATA
This sequence is a window from Desulfovibrio sp. UCD-KL4C. Protein-coding genes within it:
- the aroB gene encoding 3-dehydroquinate synthase, coding for MPRVDVALKGDFDNSYEILVEDGVVDNLIPDLCSRKFGRTPVIICDENTRELFGLSLIEKLALKNIDPLLLTVPAGEKSKSLDVFASLLEAMLEAGITRQDVVVALGGGVVGDLSGYVAGSYMRGINFIQVPTTLLSQVDSAVGGKVAVNISGGKNYCGMFYQPKRVYSDISALNTLPEREILSGLGEVVKYGFIADRKFAEYLLDNADKILSLDKEVMSAVVARCCEIKADVVSRDEKEGGLRRILNYGHTVGHAIETFSGYKLSHGECVGHGMRIVARSCNRAGMLSDSDLKLHQDVMDRLSLSTDGLNICPAEIMELMKRDKKVKDGSVVMVALDKVGHAVISDDFPLEIIEAELNEMY
- the metC gene encoding cystathionine beta-lyase, whose protein sequence is MKNIATKLVTGGQKEALQNINTINPPLHRASTVLFDCYADMQLDIQGKFEGIAYGTSGLAAQNAFEAAMAELEGAYRCKAFQSGINAIAMVLMAYTKQGDHVLICDNVYGPTRYFCTDFLSKYGVTADFLPSNAGHDISSFLKNETRLVFMESPGSNTFEVQDVPAITKVCREKGIVSVIDNTWATPLYLNPFELGVDVSIQSATKYITGHSDILLGTVSTTEERWAEFEACCHLFESFASQEDCYQALRGLRTLHVRLKHHEQSALDIANWLTTHKAVEKVIHPALESHPEHELWKRDFKGASGLFAFTLSDEYENMDHSVFVDSLELFGIGYSWGGYKSLITGGKMQRNNSFAYEGKTIFRLNIGLEDVDDLKKDLEQGLAKLMS